In Symmachiella dynata, the following are encoded in one genomic region:
- a CDS encoding DUF1553 domain-containing protein has protein sequence MQVTDAVSSRREVKNRAHWRTSRQWHPRVIVFVGLSIFLALAPAVRADEDLFLKRVAPVLERRCVRCHNGDNAKGGLDLSTAKGLHEGGDSGEVLAAAVEESLLLEMVTGEDPAMPEGGPPLTQEQIADLRQWIKSGANWPEAKILQPKPGDGDWWSLRPLAKPPVPPAKSPWIRTPVDAFILEKLTQKKLTPNPEADRRTLIRRLTFDLHGLPPTQEEIDAFVADSDPAAYDKLVDRLLASPRYGERWARHWLDVVHYGDTHGYDKDKRRPNAWPYRDYVIRSLNDDKPYAQFVREQLAGDVLFPNEPDGIIATGFVVAGPWDFVGHVELREGTLDKTITRNLDRDDMVTNTMATFCSLTVHCARCHDHKFDPITQADYYSLQAVFAGIDRAPRPYKIDAEVEAERAKLTAERNDLRAKINTAKKAKTDVAELEKQLAPIEAALAKLPKPPLVYAAATNFPNTGSFRPTGGQPREIHLLNRGSEKQPGDIMQPGTVGCIPGLPSRFQLDNPDDEGARRVQLAAWITDTKNPLTWRSIVNRVWHYHFGSAIVDSPNDFGHMGATPTHPELLDWLAADFRDNGQSLKRLHKLIVTSAAYRQSTAHDEQNSKIDSGNQFLWRMNRRQLEAEALRDAVLATSGKLDTTMYGPGFDLFGFIDDHSPHYLYDKYDPDDPRGLRRSIYRFIVRSVPDPFMETLDCADPSQNVPVRNSTVTALQALSLLNNKFMVRQAEHFAARAQAQAEGLPAQIAFAFQTALGRAPSEQESQTLTAYAEQHGLANACRLLFNANEFLFVD, from the coding sequence GTGCAAGTTACGGACGCGGTTTCTAGCCGTCGTGAAGTCAAGAACCGTGCGCACTGGCGGACAAGCCGCCAGTGGCACCCGCGTGTCATCGTTTTCGTTGGACTGTCGATCTTCCTGGCACTCGCGCCCGCGGTACGGGCTGATGAGGACTTGTTTCTCAAACGGGTCGCACCAGTGCTCGAACGGCGTTGCGTGCGTTGCCACAATGGAGACAACGCAAAAGGGGGCTTGGATCTTTCTACAGCCAAGGGCTTACACGAGGGTGGTGATAGTGGTGAGGTGCTTGCCGCTGCGGTCGAGGAAAGTCTGCTGTTGGAGATGGTCACCGGCGAGGATCCGGCGATGCCCGAAGGGGGCCCTCCCCTGACCCAAGAACAAATTGCAGACTTGCGGCAATGGATCAAATCCGGGGCGAACTGGCCCGAGGCAAAAATCCTCCAACCCAAGCCGGGCGATGGCGATTGGTGGTCGCTCAGGCCGCTTGCTAAACCGCCGGTCCCGCCAGCGAAGTCGCCGTGGATCCGCACGCCGGTTGATGCGTTCATTCTCGAAAAACTTACGCAGAAAAAACTCACTCCCAACCCCGAAGCGGATCGCCGCACGCTCATTCGCCGGTTGACGTTTGATTTGCACGGCCTGCCGCCGACACAGGAGGAGATTGACGCATTCGTGGCCGACTCTGATCCGGCCGCCTATGACAAATTGGTCGACCGGTTGTTGGCTTCGCCGCGGTATGGCGAACGTTGGGCGCGGCATTGGCTCGATGTGGTGCATTATGGCGACACGCACGGCTACGACAAAGACAAGCGTCGCCCTAATGCGTGGCCCTATCGTGATTATGTGATCCGTTCACTCAACGACGACAAACCCTATGCGCAATTTGTCCGCGAACAATTAGCCGGTGACGTGCTCTTTCCCAACGAACCGGATGGCATTATCGCCACCGGTTTTGTCGTTGCCGGGCCGTGGGATTTTGTGGGCCACGTAGAACTGCGTGAAGGGACACTTGATAAAACGATCACCCGCAACCTCGACCGGGACGATATGGTCACGAACACGATGGCCACCTTTTGCAGTTTGACAGTGCACTGCGCGCGGTGCCACGACCACAAGTTCGATCCCATCACCCAGGCGGATTACTACAGCTTGCAAGCAGTGTTCGCCGGGATCGATCGCGCACCACGTCCCTATAAAATCGATGCCGAAGTAGAGGCAGAACGCGCAAAATTGACGGCAGAGCGAAACGACCTCCGTGCGAAAATCAATACGGCCAAAAAAGCCAAAACCGATGTGGCGGAATTGGAAAAACAGTTGGCCCCCATTGAGGCGGCCTTGGCCAAGTTGCCCAAACCGCCGTTGGTTTATGCCGCTGCGACCAATTTTCCTAATACGGGAAGTTTTCGCCCCACCGGTGGCCAGCCGCGCGAGATTCATCTGCTCAATCGGGGAAGCGAAAAACAGCCGGGCGATATTATGCAACCCGGAACGGTCGGTTGCATCCCCGGATTGCCATCGCGATTCCAACTCGACAATCCCGATGACGAAGGAGCGCGGCGGGTCCAATTGGCAGCCTGGATTACCGACACCAAAAACCCGCTCACCTGGCGGTCAATCGTCAATCGCGTATGGCATTACCATTTTGGCAGCGCAATCGTCGACAGCCCCAATGATTTTGGTCACATGGGGGCGACGCCGACGCATCCCGAACTACTCGACTGGCTGGCGGCCGATTTTCGTGACAACGGACAGTCGCTCAAACGGTTGCACAAGTTAATCGTCACTAGCGCTGCTTATCGTCAATCGACGGCGCATGACGAACAGAATTCGAAGATCGATTCGGGGAACCAATTCCTCTGGCGTATGAATCGCCGACAACTAGAAGCCGAAGCGCTACGAGATGCTGTGTTGGCGACCAGTGGGAAATTGGACACGACCATGTATGGGCCGGGCTTTGATCTGTTTGGTTTCATCGATGACCACTCGCCGCACTATTTGTACGACAAATATGATCCCGACGATCCCCGTGGATTGCGACGGAGCATTTACCGTTTCATCGTCCGCTCAGTCCCCGATCCCTTCATGGAAACGCTCGACTGTGCGGATCCCTCGCAGAATGTGCCGGTGCGAAACTCCACCGTCACGGCGCTGCAGGCGCTATCGCTGCTGAATAACAAATTCATGGTGCGACAAGCGGAACATTTTGCTGCACGCGCCCAAGCGCAAGCCGAAGGGCTGCCGGCGCAAATTGCCTTCGCCTTTCAGACCGCCCTGGGACGCGCGCCCAGCGAGCAAGAATCGCAGACGCTGACTGCTTACGCCGAACAACATGGCCTAGCCAATGCGTGCCGGTTGTTATTTAACGCGAACGAGTTTTTGTTCGTCGATTGA
- the xylA gene encoding xylose isomerase codes for MAFFTDISKIEYEGPTSKNPLAFRHYNADEIVEGRSMRDQLRFSVCYWHTFRGTGADPFGAGTLQRPWDDGTESVENAINRVRVAFEFIEKLGAPFYCFHDRDVAPEGATLAESHKNLDAVADVLAEEQQRTGIDLLWGTANLFSHPRYLHGAATSCNADVFAYAASQVKKAMEVTHRLGGENYVFWGGREGYMNLYNTDMKRELDHLAAFMHMAVDHAKSIGFTGQFLFEPKPKEPTKHQYDFDAAACLNFLRQYDLLDHVKLNIETNHATLAGHTMAHELIYASIQGALGSIDANTGDLLLGWDTDQFPTDIYLTTQCMLAILDQGGLAPGGVNFDAKVRRESFEPIDLFHAHIGGMDAFAHGLKIAAAIRADGVLSDFVKNRYRSFDEGIGEKIEAGSVTFADLETYMLEAGEVSPNESGRQEMLENLVNMYL; via the coding sequence ATGGCATTTTTCACAGACATTTCCAAAATTGAATACGAAGGTCCCACAAGCAAAAACCCTTTGGCGTTTCGGCACTACAATGCCGACGAGATCGTCGAAGGCCGCTCGATGCGGGACCAGTTGCGATTCAGCGTTTGTTATTGGCATACGTTTCGCGGCACCGGAGCCGACCCGTTCGGCGCTGGGACCTTGCAGCGGCCGTGGGATGACGGGACCGAAAGCGTAGAGAATGCGATCAATCGCGTGCGGGTCGCGTTTGAGTTTATCGAGAAACTCGGCGCGCCGTTTTATTGCTTCCACGACCGCGACGTCGCCCCCGAAGGCGCCACCTTGGCCGAAAGCCACAAAAACCTCGACGCCGTCGCCGATGTCTTGGCCGAGGAACAACAGCGGACCGGCATCGATCTGTTGTGGGGAACTGCCAATCTGTTTTCGCATCCGCGGTATTTGCACGGAGCGGCAACCTCCTGCAACGCCGATGTCTTTGCCTACGCCGCTTCGCAAGTCAAAAAAGCGATGGAAGTCACGCATCGACTCGGCGGCGAGAACTACGTCTTTTGGGGTGGACGCGAAGGGTACATGAATCTGTACAACACCGACATGAAACGCGAGCTGGATCACTTAGCCGCGTTCATGCACATGGCGGTCGACCATGCAAAGAGCATCGGCTTCACCGGTCAGTTTTTGTTTGAGCCGAAGCCCAAAGAGCCGACGAAGCATCAATACGATTTCGATGCAGCCGCCTGCCTGAATTTTCTGCGGCAATACGATCTGCTGGATCATGTAAAACTCAACATCGAAACCAACCACGCCACGCTGGCCGGGCATACGATGGCGCATGAATTGATCTATGCGTCGATCCAAGGCGCGCTGGGAAGTATCGATGCCAACACTGGTGACCTGTTGCTGGGTTGGGATACGGATCAATTCCCGACCGACATTTATCTAACCACGCAATGCATGTTGGCTATTTTGGACCAAGGTGGCCTGGCGCCGGGCGGCGTCAATTTTGATGCCAAGGTTCGTCGCGAAAGTTTTGAGCCGATCGATTTGTTCCACGCACACATCGGTGGCATGGATGCCTTTGCACACGGGCTAAAAATTGCAGCGGCGATCCGTGCCGATGGCGTGCTGAGTGATTTCGTCAAGAACCGCTATCGCAGTTTCGACGAAGGGATCGGCGAGAAGATCGAGGCGGGGTCGGTCACCTTTGCCGACTTAGAGACCTACATGTTGGAGGCGGGTGAAGTCAGTCCCAACGAAAGCGGTCGTCAGGAGATGTTGGAGAACCTGGTCAACATGTATCTATAG
- a CDS encoding sugar phosphate isomerase/epimerase family protein, translating to MKFAICQELFVDWDWERQCKFIADVGYTGIEVAPFTLADRVTDVTAEQRQTLRKQAEAAGLEVVGLHWLLAKTEGLHLTTADAGVRSNTADYIAELAHACADLGGEVLVFGSPQQRNLEEGMSREQALANAAEVFRKAMPVLSDRNVKLCMEPLTPKETNFITTCAEGVELIGLVDHPNFILHQDVKAMLSESDSIPELIHRHAKVTGHFHVNDSNLLGPGMGETDFAPIFKALLETEYDGWVSVEVFDYKPGAELIARESFRYMQETLNAVS from the coding sequence ATGAAATTCGCCATTTGCCAAGAATTGTTTGTTGATTGGGATTGGGAACGGCAATGCAAGTTTATCGCTGATGTGGGGTACACGGGGATCGAAGTCGCTCCGTTCACACTGGCTGACCGAGTCACCGACGTCACCGCTGAACAGCGACAAACCTTGCGTAAGCAAGCGGAGGCCGCTGGGTTGGAAGTTGTTGGCTTGCATTGGCTTCTGGCAAAAACCGAAGGCCTACATCTGACCACAGCCGACGCAGGCGTTCGCAGTAATACGGCGGACTATATTGCCGAATTGGCCCACGCATGTGCTGATTTGGGGGGTGAGGTTCTTGTGTTTGGCTCACCTCAACAACGGAATCTCGAGGAGGGGATGTCGCGGGAACAGGCGCTGGCCAATGCGGCTGAGGTGTTCCGCAAGGCGATGCCGGTTTTGAGTGATCGCAATGTGAAGTTATGTATGGAACCGCTCACGCCGAAGGAGACAAACTTCATCACCACCTGTGCCGAGGGGGTGGAGTTGATAGGGTTGGTAGACCATCCGAATTTCATTTTGCATCAAGATGTCAAAGCGATGTTGAGCGAGTCGGATTCGATTCCGGAATTGATACATCGTCACGCAAAAGTGACCGGACATTTTCATGTCAACGACAGCAACTTGTTGGGACCGGGAATGGGCGAAACGGACTTCGCGCCGATCTTCAAAGCGTTGTTGGAAACTGAATACGATGGTTGGGTTTCGGTGGAAGTTTTTGATTACAAACCGGGCGCTGAACTGATCGCGCGCGAAAGTTTTCGTTACATGCAAGAGACGCTCAACGCGGTTTCTTAG
- the cls gene encoding cardiolipin synthase yields the protein MLTLYFWITLCGYLVTLLLIPVVLLQKKRPVSTVAWLFLIVLAPYFGALFYLVFGVNRVQRRVMRKTVSDRQISRLLPELTHYQLLPGEGLTAKQQNIVRLINHLSSTRPTIDNRIELLNDTNQTLGLIEQAILAAEHSLHLEYYIWQMDRTGTRVRDLLIQKAGEGVTVRFLYDGIGSMFLSRKFLRPMIDAGIQVAAFLPGRSFRERWSINLRSHRKIVIVDGQIGFTGGMNIGDEYLGRDPQLGYWRDTHVKLQGPVVLQLQQVFAEDWFYAVGEELTQPELYPDPRISGDNVAQIVSSGPIDEFNSFHALFFAAIAKAEQNITMATSYFVPTEPLMSALTTAAFRGVKVRLLLSGHGNYWWMLYAGRGYYDELLDAGVEIFEYQKGLLHSKTLTIDGNWSLVGTANFDVRSLLLNFEVGVAVYDQEMARQLETAFEKDIVSARVIDRESWNKRGLGRRLSENLMKIFSPVL from the coding sequence ATGCTCACTCTTTATTTCTGGATCACACTTTGCGGTTACCTCGTAACGTTGCTATTGATCCCAGTCGTGCTGTTGCAGAAGAAGCGGCCGGTCTCAACCGTGGCTTGGCTGTTTTTGATCGTGCTCGCTCCCTATTTCGGCGCGTTGTTCTATCTCGTCTTCGGTGTCAACCGCGTGCAACGCCGCGTGATGCGTAAAACGGTCTCCGATCGCCAAATCTCGCGGCTCCTTCCTGAACTGACGCACTATCAATTGCTCCCCGGCGAAGGTCTCACCGCCAAGCAGCAGAACATTGTGCGGTTGATCAACCATCTCTCTTCCACGCGACCGACCATCGACAATCGTATCGAGTTGCTCAACGATACCAATCAGACCTTGGGATTGATCGAACAGGCGATCCTTGCCGCTGAGCATTCGTTGCATTTGGAGTACTACATTTGGCAAATGGATCGCACCGGCACACGCGTGCGGGACTTGTTGATTCAAAAAGCCGGTGAAGGCGTGACCGTCCGGTTTCTGTATGACGGAATCGGCTCGATGTTCCTTAGCCGCAAATTTCTGCGTCCAATGATCGATGCGGGCATCCAAGTCGCTGCGTTTCTACCGGGAAGATCGTTTCGTGAACGTTGGTCAATCAATCTGCGCAGCCATCGCAAAATTGTGATCGTCGACGGTCAAATTGGATTCACCGGAGGGATGAACATCGGCGACGAATACTTGGGACGCGATCCGCAACTGGGGTATTGGCGGGATACACATGTGAAGCTGCAAGGCCCGGTCGTCTTGCAGTTGCAACAAGTTTTCGCCGAGGATTGGTTTTATGCGGTCGGCGAGGAATTGACCCAACCGGAACTCTATCCCGATCCGCGCATCAGCGGCGACAACGTTGCTCAGATTGTCTCGTCGGGGCCGATCGATGAATTCAATTCGTTTCACGCGTTGTTCTTCGCCGCAATTGCTAAAGCCGAGCAGAACATCACGATGGCGACCAGCTATTTCGTGCCCACGGAACCGTTGATGTCCGCATTGACCACCGCCGCATTTCGCGGGGTCAAGGTCCGCTTGTTGTTGTCCGGACACGGGAACTATTGGTGGATGTTGTACGCGGGCCGTGGATACTACGACGAACTGTTGGACGCGGGAGTCGAAATCTTTGAATACCAAAAAGGTTTGCTGCACAGTAAGACGCTAACAATCGACGGCAATTGGTCGCTGGTCGGGACGGCGAATTTCGACGTGCGCAGTTTGTTGCTCAACTTCGAAGTCGGCGTCGCTGTCTATGATCAGGAAATGGCGCGGCAACTGGAAACCGCATTCGAGAAAGACATCGTCTCAGCGCGGGTGATTGACAGGGAGTCTTGGAATAAACGAGGTCTCGGCCGACGGTTGAGCGAAAACTTGATGAAGATCTTTTCGCCGGTCTTGTAA
- a CDS encoding alpha/beta hydrolase family protein: MRYLVVSLILVSAICVTDVRGADKAADVTRVLPAGQLPADARLGTPRHLRDKNHPWAPPATKAAWLREADAIRKQVLVSTGLWPLPPRPEPNPTIHGKIERDDYTVEKVFLPSAPGHYVTGNLYRPKNRPGRLPAVLAPHGHWNQGRFYDAGEEAAKKQIEGGGESLMSAARYPLQARMVGLARMGCVVFHYDMVGNADSKQIGHTEGFRDVEALSRLQNFMGLQTYNSLCALDFLASLPDVDTDRLGVSGSSGGGTQTFMLCAIDPRPAAAFPAVMVSSNMQGGCICENASYLRLGINNVAIAALFAPRPLGMTGANDWTIDIETKGLPELKQVYSLYGAQENVDAKAYPQFGHNYNQVARERMYDWMNQHLKIGRDTPYKETDFEPIPPAELSVFDEAHPLPENASDAASLREAVTEYQKQMFDSLLPKSQTDVARYDKTIRAAANVMLDTGVPEAMDLEREDRDTVHESGYDIYKLLVGRTGAQEQVPLIALVSPNFNGEAVLWVHPDGKAGLFTEDGEPKSAVQDLLDEGFAVVGADLFLTGEFVAEGEKPKYPALDEKYAGYTLAYNRSVLANRVRDILTVIGTMVEDENINTIHLIGTGEAGPWAMLARGLAGKTVDKTIVDANGFGFESVTSINDPMLLAGALKYGGLGGLTALAAPAELTVAGTKGVPTAELQPLKTVYDAAQGKLTLIDEKLDMNKAAELLLK, encoded by the coding sequence ATGAGATACTTGGTTGTTAGTTTGATCCTTGTTTCTGCAATTTGCGTGACGGACGTTCGCGGTGCGGACAAGGCAGCGGACGTGACGCGGGTGTTGCCCGCCGGTCAATTGCCGGCGGACGCGCGGCTGGGAACGCCTCGTCATTTGCGAGACAAGAATCATCCCTGGGCACCTCCAGCGACCAAAGCGGCTTGGTTGCGAGAAGCGGACGCGATTCGCAAGCAGGTGCTGGTGAGCACCGGATTGTGGCCGTTGCCTCCCCGCCCGGAACCGAATCCGACGATTCACGGAAAAATCGAGCGCGATGACTACACCGTGGAGAAGGTATTTCTTCCCTCGGCTCCCGGACATTATGTGACGGGCAATTTGTATCGCCCCAAAAATCGGCCCGGACGATTGCCGGCGGTGCTTGCCCCTCATGGTCACTGGAACCAAGGCCGCTTTTACGATGCCGGTGAAGAGGCGGCAAAAAAACAAATTGAAGGAGGTGGCGAAAGCCTGATGTCGGCCGCGCGGTATCCGCTGCAGGCCCGCATGGTGGGACTGGCTCGCATGGGGTGCGTTGTCTTTCACTATGACATGGTGGGCAACGCCGACAGCAAGCAAATCGGCCATACCGAAGGTTTCCGCGATGTTGAGGCTTTATCGCGGCTACAAAATTTCATGGGATTGCAGACCTACAATTCACTCTGTGCACTCGACTTTCTTGCCTCGCTGCCCGATGTCGATACAGACCGTCTCGGCGTCTCCGGTTCCAGTGGCGGCGGGACACAAACGTTTATGCTGTGCGCGATCGACCCTCGTCCAGCGGCCGCCTTTCCCGCGGTCATGGTCTCCAGCAACATGCAGGGGGGCTGCATTTGCGAGAATGCCTCCTACTTGCGGTTGGGTATCAACAATGTCGCCATCGCCGCACTCTTCGCGCCGCGTCCGCTGGGCATGACCGGAGCCAACGACTGGACGATTGATATCGAAACCAAAGGCTTGCCGGAATTGAAACAGGTGTACTCCTTGTATGGAGCGCAGGAAAATGTGGACGCCAAGGCATATCCGCAGTTCGGCCACAATTACAACCAAGTGGCCCGGGAACGGATGTATGACTGGATGAACCAGCACCTCAAAATCGGACGCGACACTCCTTATAAAGAAACCGATTTTGAACCGATCCCCCCTGCCGAATTGAGCGTGTTCGACGAGGCCCATCCATTGCCCGAAAACGCATCCGACGCGGCGTCGCTCCGTGAAGCTGTCACGGAATATCAAAAACAAATGTTCGACAGCCTCCTCCCCAAATCCCAAACAGACGTGGCCCGGTATGACAAAACAATTCGCGCCGCCGCAAATGTGATGTTGGACACAGGGGTCCCTGAGGCGATGGACCTGGAACGCGAAGATCGGGATACAGTCCACGAATCGGGTTATGACATCTACAAATTGCTGGTCGGTCGTACGGGTGCCCAGGAGCAAGTGCCGTTGATTGCATTAGTGTCGCCAAACTTTAACGGCGAAGCGGTCTTGTGGGTGCATCCCGATGGTAAGGCGGGATTGTTCACCGAAGATGGTGAACCGAAGTCAGCGGTGCAAGATTTACTTGACGAGGGTTTTGCTGTTGTCGGGGCCGATCTGTTTTTGACCGGAGAGTTTGTTGCTGAGGGTGAAAAACCCAAGTACCCGGCGCTGGATGAAAAATATGCGGGCTACACGTTGGCCTATAACCGCTCGGTACTCGCCAATCGTGTTCGCGATATTTTGACGGTGATCGGCACCATGGTCGAAGATGAAAACATCAACACGATTCATCTGATCGGGACCGGCGAAGCTGGCCCGTGGGCGATGTTGGCTCGTGGACTGGCAGGAAAAACGGTCGACAAAACGATCGTAGACGCCAACGGTTTCGGATTTGAATCAGTGACGTCAATCAACGACCCCATGCTGTTGGCCGGCGCACTGAAGTATGGCGGACTGGGAGGCCTGACCGCACTCGCCGCACCGGCGGAATTGACAGTCGCCGGCACCAAAGGCGTACCCACCGCTGAGCTACAGCCGTTGAAAACCGTCTATGACGCCGCGCAAGGCAAGTTAACCTTGATCGATGAGAAGCTCGATATGAATAAAGCGGCGGAATTGTTGTTGAAATAG
- a CDS encoding TPR end-of-group domain-containing protein, with translation MAASSRFRRILSKVEGYLELEMPEKALEELAKIDEQYRSRFSVQYLHGMAYRDRQQYDQALPYFLRALAEKPERVEVLLALAWCYKRIDRLDEAISAMEQAYRVAPQEPIVLYNMACYWSLAGDKTNALSWLGRALRMDQDLRKLIEDEPDFDTLRHDPDFEMIVRSK, from the coding sequence ATGGCTGCCAGCTCGCGCTTTCGCAGAATCTTGTCCAAAGTGGAAGGATATCTGGAACTCGAAATGCCCGAAAAAGCGCTGGAGGAGTTGGCGAAAATCGACGAACAGTATCGATCCCGCTTCTCCGTTCAATATTTGCATGGCATGGCGTATCGCGATCGCCAACAGTACGACCAGGCATTGCCGTATTTCTTACGGGCCTTGGCTGAAAAACCGGAGCGCGTCGAAGTGCTCTTGGCATTGGCGTGGTGTTACAAACGCATTGACCGCTTGGACGAGGCCATCTCCGCGATGGAGCAGGCGTATCGCGTCGCCCCACAGGAGCCGATCGTGCTCTACAACATGGCCTGTTACTGGTCGCTCGCCGGTGATAAAACCAACGCCCTCTCTTGGCTGGGCCGCGCCTTACGCATGGATCAGGACCTGCGGAAACTCATTGAAGATGAGCCTGATTTTGATACCTTGCGGCACGACCCCGATTTCGAGATGATCGTGCGCAGTAAGTAG
- a CDS encoding IS4 family transposase — protein MFEGQMVFPQLLAFLPRRILDNCVRRYHGNKRVRALSCRDQFLAMMFAQLTARESLRDIEICLTAVQSKLFHAGFRGPIKRSTLADANRLRDWRIWQDLGLALIDRARQLYAADPLPSELQTAAYALDATVLNLSLTLFPWAPSQRDKAAIKLHTLLDLQGNIPCFLRISGTRTRDCAMLDEVPVEAGSLYVMDRDYNDYGRLHRLHQAGAFFLVRAKSNLTYRRQRSQTVDRTTGLRSDQIILLKDRRTFRKYPDRLRRITFFNAETRRRFVFIGNQFLLSAADLVELYWRRWDIELFFKWVKQHLRIKHFVGNTPNAVRTQIWIAVSTYVLVAILRRELRIERTMSEILQILSVTIFEKTPIKTVLNEIQFQSQVRQNHKQLSLFDL, from the coding sequence ATGTTCGAAGGTCAGATGGTGTTTCCACAACTGTTGGCGTTTCTTCCGCGACGGATATTGGACAATTGCGTGCGACGCTATCACGGCAACAAACGTGTTCGTGCGTTGTCGTGTCGCGATCAGTTTTTGGCCATGATGTTTGCGCAATTGACCGCGCGGGAAAGTTTGCGCGATATCGAAATCTGCCTCACCGCCGTACAGTCGAAACTGTTTCATGCCGGGTTTCGCGGGCCCATCAAACGCAGCACGTTGGCCGATGCCAATCGCCTCAGAGATTGGCGGATCTGGCAGGACTTGGGATTGGCTTTGATCGACCGGGCGCGACAACTGTACGCCGCCGACCCGTTGCCCAGCGAGTTGCAAACCGCTGCCTACGCGTTGGACGCCACGGTTCTCAATCTTTCGCTGACGTTGTTTCCTTGGGCTCCTTCGCAGCGCGACAAAGCGGCGATCAAACTGCACACGCTGCTCGACCTGCAAGGCAATATCCCCTGTTTTTTGCGGATTTCGGGCACAAGAACTCGCGACTGCGCGATGCTCGACGAAGTGCCCGTCGAAGCCGGATCGCTGTACGTGATGGATCGCGACTACAACGATTACGGCCGTTTGCACCGGCTTCATCAAGCGGGAGCGTTCTTCCTGGTGCGGGCCAAAAGCAATCTCACCTACCGCCGCCAGAGATCGCAAACCGTGGATCGCACAACGGGATTGCGGAGCGATCAAATCATTCTGCTCAAAGACCGCCGAACGTTTCGGAAGTATCCCGACCGCCTGCGTCGCATCACATTTTTCAATGCCGAGACGCGCCGCCGTTTTGTTTTCATTGGCAATCAGTTTTTGCTTTCGGCAGCCGACCTGGTGGAGTTGTATTGGCGGCGTTGGGACATCGAACTGTTTTTCAAATGGGTCAAACAACATCTGCGAATCAAACACTTTGTGGGCAATACTCCCAACGCAGTGCGGACACAAATCTGGATTGCAGTGAGCACTTATGTGCTCGTCGCCATCCTCCGCCGAGAATTGCGGATCGAACGGACGATGTCCGAAATCTTACAGATTCTGAGCGTCACAATTTTCGAGAAAACCCCTATAAAAACAGTGTTAAACGAGATTCAGTTTCAATCCCAGGTACGGCAAAACCATAAACAGTTATCATTGTTCGACTTATAA
- a CDS encoding DUF480 domain-containing protein translates to MDSFEDQEHPPITELSRRQRRVLGVLVEKAFTTPEYYPLTLKAATNGCNQKSNRAPVSSYSEDDVEEALDELREIGLVTVIHTDGGRAPRYRHWMRKRFALSEPQLAILTELLLRGRQSLGELRSRSSRMVSIDSLDQLREELAGLQGLNLLQASGSLARRGVEVDHNLYVAKEGMTLATASADALDEPASPRPARTPSPAPAPVPATASDGRIDALEAIIGELRTQNQEFAVEISSLRDEVQRLEENMERLRSELGG, encoded by the coding sequence ATGGACTCATTCGAGGATCAAGAACACCCGCCGATTACGGAACTATCCCGGCGACAGCGCCGCGTGCTGGGTGTGCTTGTGGAAAAGGCGTTCACCACGCCGGAATATTATCCACTCACCCTCAAAGCGGCGACCAACGGCTGCAACCAAAAAAGCAACCGGGCCCCCGTCTCCAGTTACAGTGAAGACGACGTCGAAGAAGCGTTGGACGAACTACGCGAAATTGGATTGGTCACAGTCATCCACACCGATGGCGGCCGTGCTCCGCGGTATCGACACTGGATGCGCAAACGTTTTGCACTCTCCGAACCGCAGTTAGCCATCTTGACCGAACTGCTGCTACGAGGCCGGCAATCGCTCGGTGAACTTCGCTCGCGCAGCAGTCGCATGGTCTCGATCGATTCCTTGGATCAACTTCGCGAAGAATTGGCGGGGCTGCAAGGACTCAACCTATTGCAAGCCAGCGGATCTCTAGCTCGTCGCGGCGTGGAAGTCGACCACAACTTGTACGTCGCCAAAGAAGGCATGACGCTCGCCACCGCTTCAGCCGACGCCCTAGACGAACCAGCCAGCCCGCGCCCCGCCCGTACACCTTCCCCAGCCCCAGCCCCGGTTCCGGCGACTGCCAGCGATGGTCGAATCGACGCACTGGAAGCCATCATTGGCGAACTCCGCACGCAAAATCAAGAATTCGCCGTGGAAATCAGTTCTCTCCGTGACGAAGTGCAGCGGTTGGAAGAGAACATGGAGCGGCTACGGTCAGAGTTGGGCGGTTAA